The Sander vitreus isolate 19-12246 chromosome 10, sanVit1, whole genome shotgun sequence genome contains the following window.
tacacactaGAGTGTCTCGCTTGGTGCCTGAGCTTTCCTTAACGCACATTAGAAGCAACCGTTTGTATGTAATTGCCTTTACAGGTTATTGAGGAAGAGGCCTCATAATCCAGTTTCATTCTAGGTTGTgtgctcatatatatatatatatatatatgtgtgtgtgtgtgtgtgtgtgtgtgtgtgtgtgtgtgtgtgtgtgtgtgtgtgtgtgtggttttacaTGTCTTCCTCCAACCACAATTACAAGTGAAAACAAGTTGAAGTAAACCTCAGAAGTGATTAGTtgaacaaaaacgtcaaaaggatCCTCTGTCGGAACAACTCTAAGCATACAACCCGGGCAGCGGAAAAACAGCATCCTCCCATTTCAGCTGTTCGtgtgatttgtatttgttttgtttgggaCAAAAGAGGCGGTAATCCTGTCTCATATTTGAGAAGtctcatattcacacacacctgctggGACAAAGTAAACACACCTTCAGAGTCAGACAACTTAATGGATGACCCTCGCATTAAAACCTAAGTCAGGATAAAGTCTAAAGCAGGCATGTTGACATGATAGAGACATGCCCATTCTAGATATGATTGATGAGAAGTCGCCACATCACAGCTAGCTCATGTGTACAGTGTATAGTCTGTACATAGATTGAACAACCTTGTGGCCCCGGTGCTCTTCTCCccagttttaatatttttaatgtAGATATTTGGTTGATTCCCTGAATTTAAAACGTTCTACTTGGACTGATTTCCTCCATGCTTTGTAACACAGGTGTCAGGTGTTTCTAACATATCTTTCAACAGAGATCTCCTATATCAGATCAAAGCCAAAGTTTTAGCtgatgcaggaaaaacaaacCTGTCAggcatcattttttttccacttgaACAAATTTGATAAACTTTAAGTGTAATTTTGCACCCTCAATGAATTCTTTACATACCCTACCCTATAGCAGCTTGGGCGCCTGAAAGTCTATTATTCCTTAATTAAACTCAACTGACATAAAGACAAGTAACTCACTACTGGGTGGATGCAGTTTCTTGAGTGGCGGCATGCTTGCCTTTGAAGCCTTTCCCACTCAGCATTCCTTGCGGTTGTGTAAGGCATGGCAATCCAGCCACAGCTATCATTAATGAGCCATTTGCATCATGGAACAAGTCTGTCATTGCTCACATGCGTTCAGGCAAGGAGCTGAAATTTGGGGATGTACTTAAGAGGAGAGGTATAAAACTGGtcaaatgtgattttctagTGTCTCTGGTGAGTGCTgtcagtgaatgagtgagtgagtgcgtgAGTGGGTGAGTGAATGGAGAGGGGATTGAGAGGACGGTGCAGTGGAGAGGGATGGCTCTCAGTGGGTCAGTCCAAAAGCCCTGACCCCAGGAGGATTTGATGCCATTTTCCCACGCAGGGAGTCGACCTGAGAGGAGCTCGTTAACAACATCTGCCCTAGTTCAGGGAGattaaccccccaacccccgcacctctacacactcacacaccgcTCTGCCGTCAATCTCAGTACCTCACACAAGTCCCAGCGCTCTGGACAGGCCTGTCCAAGCTGCACAGGCCACTCTAGGCCCCTCCAGGCTCAGCTCACAGGGCCTCCTAGAGATCCCAGCCACAGCAAATCAATACAGTGCGACTGTCATAGGTGGAGTCCCTAACcgcactcacacacaactaTGTCGTAGGTGATGTCTGATCTGTACATCAGAGGAGGTTCCAGATTTTAGTTTGAGATTACGCAAAGACTTGAGAGTATGTGCGGAAGGTGTGTTGCTGCTTGAAGTTGCCCATCCAGTTGAGCAGGAGAGTTAGTGATGTCACCAACGTCAGTCTGTCAGCCAGATTTGTGTAATGACTTTTCCACTCATCATGCTGATATAAAGAGAGACACTCAAAACACACTCCTGTTGATTTAACCACCTAGTTCACATAAACCACAAGATGTGTAACTAGTAGGACATGTTCTAACCTAATATGAGGAGAGACAGTTGTGAAACACAGTATGGACTGAAACACGGCCTAGAGCACTGCCACTGTCAAGCTGGAGCCTTGCATGCGATGCACACATGCATAGGTGCGCGTAGGCACACAGTGGCAGAATCCACTGGGAATCCGCTGAATCCGTGTTCTACAGGGCTATAATTAGGTTAGTTTTTGGAGAGGGGGTTAAACAAACAGGGGCTGTGAGGTCATAGGCAGATGGAAGTGGGATATGCCTGCACTTGCTGAGTGGGCACAGAGCTCCACATGACAGGAGAGAGAGGCCCTCTGGGCGCTCAGCAGGGGGAGAGTGAGGGGGGGATGGGAGTGGAGGTGGTGGGGAGCCCCACTCGTACAGGCTCACTGCCAGAACATTCAAACACAATCAATAGCCATGCACGGTGCAGTCACACACACCTTTCCCCAAACAGAGTTTCACTCCTAAATCATCATTAGGCATGACATTTCTGTGCCAATCCCAGATATCACTGACATGTTTCAACTTTTGCATCACTTGTTAACCTCAACGTTTTGGTTCAAAGTTAACCCACAACTTGCCATGTTTATCTTTCTGTGCAGGTGTAACATAATTTTCAGAGTTTGATAAATGACTAAAAACTATCGGTCTGTCTAGCCCACAGCAAACACCTCTGACACTGAGGAGCAGGAAGAGAAAAGCTgcttaatcacaaaaaaatgagTTGGAAAGTGTGATTATGTGACGGGTGGCTGCTGGCACGCTAGAGTGACTTAAGACCCTGTCAGTGAATGCAGGGAGGTCTGGATAATCTTTCCCTCCACAAAGGTGTGTGGGGCTAATCCAGGCCGCTGTGCTGAGCTGTGGATCAAGTCCTACAGGGAGTGTGGGAAGGCCAGCAGGACTGACACAGGTTCGGCCCTCTTAGTGGCCGGAGCTTATTTATCCTAAAGTACGCTGCAACAGCAGGCTGGTCCATTCTTCCACGCACCTTTGCATTATTAGTGTCAGCCACAGTACGTGCTGTTGAGGGCTGTTAAGTTCGAGAATGTGATGTGATTTCAgacaaacttgctaaaaaatgaaaaccaccaTATAGATTATTGCCTGAATCATCACTATATTTTAACAGAACCAATCTCGGAGGTGGACACATCGCCACAGAGCGTTTTCAAAGCGTTCCAAATGTAAATGAGCACAACTAAAGTTTCTCTGTGCACATCAGAAATGATATGAAAGACTAAATGAGAAAATATCTTGTCAATATGCAAAATACTTAAATAATACTTAAGTTGAAGTCATTTATGACACTATTTTCAATGCCAAAGAAAGtcacaaattatatatatatatatgtatacacttTGGTATTGGTATATCAGCACTGACAAAGTCAATTCACAAAACTTTTCAAAACAGGTTTCAGATGGCATCTTGTTTATCGGTAATTACACATTGtataacatttttgaaaaatgtgtttacacCACTTTTAAATGTGAAGTGATTTGACACTCGTctctatttatttgttatttagattcttaaattatttttattttttgcacaaATAGTATAAGTGAATTCTtgtgataaaatatgaaaaacacattcaaagtgACTGCTGACAACCTGTGGCATTGAATAGTCTCTCTTCACCAAGTAAATACTGAAATAAGGGAGAAAACTGTAAACTTAGGGTAGTATTCCAACTTAATatgacaaagacaaatacagTTTCTTTTCACCAGCTATTTCAAAAACTAATTCAGAAAGATTAGCCTCATTTTCCACAAGTGTCAATTCCAAAACTAACCTGCCTGTAAAATAAATGGTTACCAAAAATCTGATTAAAATCCCAGGCCTAAGAATTATAGTCTTAATTTTAAATTGATgtttaagcatttttttttttccaggaaagcaacaacagaactggaaGACCAAATTATTTGTATAGTACCTTCTCCATGAAGACAAATCAGATGTGTTACCAACGTGAAAAGGTACCAGTATTTTTATTAATGAAGTTATTGTGAGCAAACATGTTGAAATTGTAGATTCCAATTGTTTGATCGTTTCAGGATTATCATTGTGGAAATAACAGATTGTCATTCAGTGCGTCTTTATACTTCTAAAATGAATCACTTTTCTGTAGGCCTActtgagattttttttccaaacaacCAAGTCATATTTCCAAACCTCATATTACACACAAAAGACAGAGTCAAGAATTATGTTTCGTACAAATTTATTCAGCATTTAAGAATAGAGGATGGTCTTAAAATATGTAGAAAcgtcagtttaaataaacattttcgtTCAGGATAATGAGTAAACATGACACTGTCAAAACCATcataacattttacaaaaacaaaatttgaacatttttcACGTGACAAAACATCGGGTTCACAagctaaaaagaagaaaacaaaatcttactataaataaaacttgcgtttGCGACCCGCACAGtcttaacatttcatttgaaCCTATAGGTCATGAGGGGGGAGAAAATAAAGAGATTACAAAATTTGGACACAGTCGAGACAACTGACATTCTACAAATTAGGTGTAAACATTTATGAACCAACTTTCCATCCAGCTTTTCTGAAATACAGCCTCTCTTAATGAGGCCACATGCCTTTTCAGAGAGAAAATATGGCATTAATTAAAATATAGAAGTCCAATTCTTCTACATAAGTTGATTGCTTATACTTGTGATAAAAAGCCTCTTTGCAATGCAATTTACTCTGATGGGCTCAACGTTTAGTTTCGGTCCAtttcaaatgcatttaaaatggaCAACTCAATACATATTGAGATACaattggtttttttttaacaaaactgcTGAACGTTGATTCTTTAGCAACCAAAAAGTTCAAGTATCCgaagtacttttatttatttttttaaagttagaagtctttttcctttctgttgCTCTCAGATGTGGGTGAGAGGTAGCGTCCCATTGACGCCAGTCCCTGCGGTCTGATAGTGCGGATGGACGCTGTGTAACCGGCTGCTCTGCAGGGAGGAATGCTCTGCGCTTTCCCCGCCGGGAGGCAGGTACATGCTTATCATATCCCTCAGGTCCCCCAAACACGCCCGCTGAGAGTGGGACGTGATGGCCGGCGGCGGTGAGCTCGGCTCGGTCTTGCACACGGACGCCATGGAGCTCAGTCCCATAGCGCTGCTGGTCTGCTGCGTGTATGCTGGAGACATGCTGTACGTGGAAGCCGCGTTCATGTAGGTCTGCGCCGAGGACATCATCGGGTACTGGAGCCCTGCCATCTCGTATCGGTGCATCTGCTGAATCTGGGGGCTGTTCATGCTGTGATGCTGAGGGTAGGCCAACTGGTCCTGCATGAGGGAGTACGCACTGTTTGTCCACCCGTTCATGTGCGCATAACCGTCCATCCGCTGCCCCACCGACACAGAGTTGCCCACAGCGTTGGATCCTGGCGCCAACAGTCCCCCGGGCAAAGAATACTTGTCTTTCTTGAGCAAGGTCTTGGTCTTCCTGCGGGGACGGTATTTATAATCCGGATGTTCCTTCATGTGCATAGCGCGTAGACGCTTGGCCTCGTCGATGAATGGCCTCTTTTCAGCGTCGGTCAGAAGTTTCCAGTCAGCACCAAGCCGCTTGCTGATTTCAGAGTTGTGCATTTTGGG
Protein-coding sequences here:
- the sox3 gene encoding transcription factor Sox-3, which translates into the protein MYNMMETELKTPLPQSNSGSAPGAKNNSASDQERVKRPMNAFMVWSRGQRRKMAQENPKMHNSEISKRLGADWKLLTDAEKRPFIDEAKRLRAMHMKEHPDYKYRPRRKTKTLLKKDKYSLPGGLLAPGSNAVGNSVSVGQRMDGYAHMNGWTNSAYSLMQDQLAYPQHHSMNSPQIQQMHRYEMAGLQYPMMSSAQTYMNAASTYSMSPAYTQQTSSAMGLSSMASVCKTEPSSPPPAITSHSQRACLGDLRDMISMYLPPGGESAEHSSLQSSRLHSVHPHYQTAGTGVNGTLPLTHI